Proteins found in one Paenibacillus dendritiformis genomic segment:
- a CDS encoding YheC/YheD family protein, which produces MADNRIGILFNSNMLRGLLRNKTGHEAIAFYEEAGRRHGVIPCFMRVEDVNVRKMEAVAYIRDGTGYARRRIPVPSVIHNRAIYFRSGAHARVQSMVNRGTVIFNQVNRYGKWKLHVLLQQDPALVPHLPVTAPARKGTVAAMMDNCGAVVLKPDNNSVGRGIMKLERSSTGWTIVYSRRTAGGARKWRKANLPGGRLPRFVLAQLRRTPYLVQELLPLARYHDRPFDLRVSVQRDGSREWQITGIVGRVAPQHTFVTNVAQGGTVHRLEELVAAALPHCSVAEVVERVSAFSLHIVNRLSHSLSHMADVGLDIGLTSDGKPLFIECNGRDQRYSFREAGLYDIWEATYFNPIAYGASFLQS; this is translated from the coding sequence ATGGCAGACAACCGCATCGGCATCCTGTTCAATTCGAACATGTTGCGGGGATTGCTGCGGAACAAGACAGGGCATGAAGCCATTGCCTTCTACGAGGAAGCCGGGAGGCGCCACGGCGTTATTCCCTGCTTCATGCGCGTGGAAGATGTGAATGTGAGGAAGATGGAGGCCGTTGCCTATATAAGAGACGGTACGGGCTACGCGAGACGGCGCATTCCCGTCCCGTCCGTCATTCATAACCGGGCTATCTATTTCCGTTCCGGAGCGCATGCACGAGTCCAGTCGATGGTGAACCGCGGCACGGTTATTTTCAATCAGGTGAATCGATACGGAAAATGGAAGCTCCACGTTCTGCTCCAGCAAGATCCCGCGCTCGTGCCTCATTTGCCGGTTACTGCGCCTGCCCGGAAGGGCACCGTCGCGGCGATGATGGACAACTGCGGCGCTGTCGTGCTGAAGCCGGACAACAACAGTGTCGGACGCGGCATTATGAAGCTGGAACGCAGCAGCACCGGCTGGACCATTGTCTATTCCAGACGAACAGCCGGCGGAGCGAGAAAGTGGAGGAAGGCGAATCTCCCGGGCGGCAGGCTGCCGCGATTCGTGCTTGCCCAACTGCGGCGGACTCCCTATCTTGTGCAGGAGCTGCTTCCACTCGCCCGGTACCACGATCGTCCCTTTGATTTGCGGGTCTCTGTTCAACGCGACGGAAGCAGAGAGTGGCAAATCACCGGAATCGTCGGCCGGGTCGCGCCTCAGCATACCTTCGTTACCAACGTTGCGCAGGGAGGGACGGTTCATCGGCTCGAAGAGCTTGTTGCCGCCGCTTTACCGCATTGCTCCGTCGCGGAGGTGGTGGAGCGCGTCAGCGCATTCTCTCTTCATATCGTGAATCGGCTTTCCCACAGCTTGAGCCATATGGCTGATGTCGGACTCGATATCGGGTTGACGTCCGACGGCAAGCCGTTATTCATTGAATGCAACGGGCGCGACCAACGCTACAGCTTCCGCGAAGCCGGACTGTACGACATTTGGGAGGCCACCTACTTCAATCCCATCGCTTACGGGGCCTCTTTCCTGCAGAGTTAG
- a CDS encoding glycosyltransferase family 4 protein — protein sequence MHKVAILTPGSYPYPSGSSSSVERVVENVAGLVSSRADIRVYGRRWPGQAESESVRGVKVERVGPVSLRFYVYEAMRRIAQFQPDIIQIENRPRYIPLMKRHFPHAHIWLQLHSTTFMHRQAISPAGLRRALSAADQIFVNSRYLERRVTRAYPGCREKTAINLLGVDVERFPSRWTEEGIQRYTEGKRARGWEGRDIVLYVGRLIPQKGVWELLQAVPRVIREHPRALFVIVGGASYGLNRKTAYVRRLERFASKYPHHIRMVPFVPHEEVPAWYALADLLAVPSLRREAFGLVNLEAMASGVPVVASRVGGIQEVVRDGETGLLVPPYRLPVRLASALVRLLRDREALRQMGETADRHVRSTFTWKQTAERWASFIDGLG from the coding sequence ATGCACAAGGTTGCAATCCTAACGCCAGGATCCTATCCTTATCCGTCAGGTTCCAGCAGTTCGGTGGAGCGAGTCGTCGAGAATGTCGCTGGTCTCGTGTCGTCCCGTGCGGACATTCGCGTGTACGGCCGGAGATGGCCGGGGCAGGCTGAGTCGGAATCGGTGCGCGGCGTCAAAGTCGAACGGGTCGGACCGGTTTCCTTGCGGTTTTATGTGTATGAAGCGATGCGGCGCATAGCTCAGTTCCAGCCCGATATTATCCAGATTGAGAACCGGCCCCGATACATTCCGCTAATGAAGCGGCATTTTCCGCACGCGCACATCTGGCTGCAGCTTCATTCCACCACCTTTATGCACAGACAGGCGATCTCGCCAGCCGGGCTTCGGCGGGCGCTGTCTGCTGCCGACCAGATATTTGTGAACAGCCGCTATTTGGAAAGGCGGGTGACACGGGCATATCCTGGATGCAGGGAGAAGACGGCCATCAATTTGCTAGGCGTGGACGTCGAGCGCTTCCCGTCACGCTGGACAGAAGAAGGGATCCAACGTTATACGGAAGGGAAACGGGCCCGCGGATGGGAAGGGCGGGACATTGTTCTGTATGTCGGTCGCCTCATCCCGCAAAAAGGCGTCTGGGAGCTGCTGCAGGCTGTACCGCGCGTCATCCGCGAGCATCCGCGGGCGCTGTTCGTCATTGTCGGGGGCGCTTCTTACGGATTGAACCGGAAGACGGCGTACGTGCGCCGCCTGGAACGGTTCGCGAGCAAGTACCCGCATCATATTCGGATGGTCCCTTTTGTCCCGCATGAGGAAGTTCCGGCTTGGTACGCGCTGGCCGATCTTCTTGCCGTCCCGTCGCTTCGCCGGGAAGCGTTCGGTCTGGTCAATCTGGAGGCGATGGCTTCAGGAGTCCCGGTCGTGGCATCCAGGGTAGGAGGAATTCAGGAGGTCGTCCGGGACGGAGAGACCGGGCTGCTCGTCCCGCCGTACCGTCTGCCTGTCCGGTTGGCCTCGGCCCTTGTCCGGCTGCTTCGGGATCGGGAAGCGCTGCGGCAGATGGGAGAGACCGCTGACCGGCATGTACGCAGCACGTTCACCTGGAAGCAGACGGCGGAGCGCTGGGCCAGCTTCATTGACGGCCTCGGCTGA
- a CDS encoding helix-turn-helix transcriptional regulator, which produces MSKEKGGCAIQLTPRQSEIVQLVQRSAPITGEQIAEQLGISRPTIRSDLSVLVMLGYLDAKPKVGYFPGNITAGAPSEPLNIRVQDVQSMPIIVRDTSTVHDAVVALFLENVGSLIVADDEGMLLGVVSRKDLLKVTLGNAVAGTMPVSFVMTRTPLITVKPEDSIIEAAKKLDEHDIDTLPVVVQRGDAANDKWEVVGRISKTTILKVFLRQVKGR; this is translated from the coding sequence ATGTCCAAGGAAAAGGGGGGATGCGCCATTCAACTTACGCCGCGCCAATCAGAAATTGTACAGCTCGTGCAACGGTCCGCGCCGATTACCGGCGAGCAGATCGCAGAGCAGCTCGGGATCAGCCGGCCGACGATTCGCTCCGATCTTTCCGTGCTTGTTATGCTGGGGTATTTGGATGCCAAGCCGAAGGTCGGTTATTTCCCGGGAAACATAACGGCAGGCGCTCCTAGCGAGCCATTGAACATTCGAGTACAGGACGTCCAGAGCATGCCCATCATCGTCCGGGACACTTCCACTGTTCATGATGCCGTAGTCGCGTTATTTTTGGAGAATGTAGGAAGTCTGATTGTAGCTGATGATGAGGGGATGCTGCTTGGCGTCGTCTCGAGAAAAGACTTGTTGAAGGTTACGCTCGGCAATGCGGTGGCAGGGACGATGCCCGTCAGCTTCGTGATGACGCGAACGCCGCTGATTACCGTGAAGCCGGAGGATTCGATTATCGAGGCCGCCAAAAAGCTGGACGAGCATGATATCGATACGCTGCCTGTCGTTGTACAGCGTGGAGATGCCGCCAACGACAAATGGGAGGTCGTTGGACGGATATCCAAGACGACGATCTTGAAAGTATTTCTTCGCCAGGTGAAGGGCAGGTAA
- a CDS encoding helix-turn-helix domain-containing protein, with translation MLNAEPNRYVIKPACAKITCEPNWKWHKREKAMPNYDLFYVWNGEGELQLNDVSYHLSKGSCFLFRPGDNTVASHNAQKPLTLTYIHFDVEDPVDEIPEPYRILEETVDFEHLLARYVRLFLSRSYGAEEEAKLVLKQLMIHLLRIDREGTGERKTSYHLSEAIHEIANYIRQNPGASHRIQDLAQRAQLSPRYFSVKFKELIGTSVQTYIIRSRIERAEHLLHHAGMNVTEVADALGYRDIFFFSRQFKQYTGRSPSEIR, from the coding sequence GTGTTGAACGCCGAACCGAACCGATATGTTATTAAGCCAGCCTGCGCGAAGATTACATGTGAGCCGAACTGGAAATGGCATAAGCGCGAGAAGGCGATGCCGAATTATGATCTCTTTTATGTATGGAACGGAGAAGGAGAACTGCAGTTGAATGATGTATCGTATCATCTCAGCAAAGGCAGCTGCTTCCTCTTCCGGCCAGGCGACAATACGGTCGCTTCCCACAATGCCCAGAAGCCGCTGACGCTGACGTATATCCATTTTGACGTGGAAGATCCTGTCGACGAGATACCCGAACCATATCGTATTCTGGAGGAGACCGTCGATTTTGAGCATCTGCTGGCCCGTTACGTCCGCTTGTTCCTGTCCCGATCCTATGGGGCGGAGGAAGAGGCGAAGCTGGTCCTCAAGCAGCTGATGATTCATCTGCTCCGCATCGATCGCGAAGGAACCGGAGAACGGAAGACAAGCTATCATCTGTCCGAGGCGATTCATGAGATTGCCAACTATATCCGGCAAAATCCGGGAGCCAGTCACCGCATTCAGGATTTGGCGCAGCGCGCCCAATTGTCGCCGCGTTATTTCTCGGTCAAATTCAAAGAGCTGATCGGTACCTCAGTGCAAACCTATATTATCCGCTCCCGTATTGAACGGGCGGAGCATCTGCTGCACCATGCGGGGATGAATGTAACGGAAGTCGCGGATGCGCTTGGATACCGGGATATCTTTTTTTTCAGCAGACAGTTCAAGCAGTACACCGGGCGAAGCCCTTCCGAAATACGTTGA
- a CDS encoding transposase, giving the protein MYHIRQEELFSFEEMMKMAPSPKADFVLEHLPIGKILHAISSYNRRGRPESLNTRAMIYSLVIGKMEHIRFTKDLVSRLKESLEFRTRCRFTGSDRVPSEAAYSRLTTKLSQCGFFRTTQEDLVNQAITEGFLEGNVLAIDSSHIESFDRNPHLDAGKSLPKLTPETDEPTFLDESASKAQEKPKPEKPKRAKRGRVPKAEEAAWRAEVEAYEASLSLFEREVADMLPATYEQLLADMPQHASVGAKGDPRGGRRRVKYWHGYKQNLLVDCQSQYIVAGVTCSAHVNDQRAAIVLLKYMKERFPSLKPNYVLADKGYDSEPVYRQIRDIGALPIIPLIHRSKLPEGVDKHFRPTCKQGHAYVYDSYDAKRDTIKFTRPKECASCPFQADGCQKVFKFRIDEDVRKYTAPGRGSKKFTELFKQRVAIERVFAYLKLYMELGSSRKLKKRAFVDLDLSCLTYTLCKLALDRLNKSILGAKKVA; this is encoded by the coding sequence ATGTATCATATTCGACAAGAAGAGCTATTTTCCTTTGAGGAAATGATGAAAATGGCGCCTTCCCCTAAAGCGGATTTCGTTTTAGAACATCTGCCGATCGGAAAAATTCTTCACGCCATTAGCAGCTACAATCGTCGGGGCCGTCCTGAAAGTTTAAATACAAGAGCGATGATATACTCACTCGTCATCGGCAAAATGGAGCACATCCGCTTTACCAAGGATTTGGTCAGCCGTTTGAAGGAAAGTCTTGAATTTCGTACTCGCTGCCGTTTTACCGGTTCCGATCGAGTGCCCAGCGAAGCAGCCTATTCCCGGCTCACTACAAAGCTCAGTCAATGCGGTTTCTTTCGAACGACACAGGAGGACCTTGTAAACCAGGCGATCACGGAAGGGTTTCTTGAGGGAAATGTACTGGCCATAGATTCTTCTCACATCGAGTCCTTTGATCGCAATCCCCATTTGGACGCCGGTAAATCATTACCGAAGCTCACGCCCGAAACCGATGAACCTACTTTTCTGGACGAGTCTGCCAGCAAGGCACAAGAGAAACCTAAACCAGAGAAACCCAAGCGTGCAAAGCGTGGACGCGTTCCGAAAGCCGAAGAAGCGGCTTGGCGTGCCGAAGTTGAAGCGTACGAGGCCTCGCTCAGCCTATTTGAACGGGAGGTCGCCGATATGTTGCCCGCCACTTACGAGCAGCTTCTCGCTGATATGCCGCAACACGCAAGTGTAGGTGCAAAGGGTGACCCACGGGGAGGGCGGCGCCGGGTGAAATATTGGCATGGCTACAAACAGAATCTCTTGGTGGATTGCCAAAGCCAGTACATTGTGGCCGGAGTGACCTGTTCTGCTCATGTGAACGATCAGCGAGCGGCGATTGTTCTTCTGAAATATATGAAGGAGCGATTTCCCTCTCTCAAACCAAACTATGTGCTAGCTGATAAGGGGTATGACAGCGAACCGGTTTACCGCCAAATCCGGGATATTGGTGCGTTACCGATCATCCCGCTTATCCATCGTAGCAAGCTACCTGAAGGGGTGGATAAGCACTTTCGCCCGACTTGCAAGCAAGGTCATGCGTACGTCTACGACAGCTACGATGCCAAGCGAGATACCATAAAATTCACAAGGCCAAAGGAATGTGCCTCCTGCCCGTTTCAAGCGGACGGCTGCCAGAAAGTTTTCAAATTTCGCATTGATGAAGATGTTCGGAAATACACTGCACCCGGACGTGGAAGCAAAAAGTTTACTGAACTATTCAAGCAGCGAGTAGCGATTGAACGTGTTTTTGCCTATTTGAAGCTGTACATGGAATTGGGCTCAAGCAGAAAACTTAAGAAACGTGCTTTTGTCGATCTAGACTTGAGTTGTCTGACATACACCCTATGCAAACTTGCGTTAGACCGCCTAAACAAAAGCATCCTTGGAGCTAAGAAGGTTGCGTAA
- the asd gene encoding archaetidylserine decarboxylase (Phosphatidylserine decarboxylase is synthesized as a single chain precursor. Generation of the pyruvoyl active site from a Ser is coupled to cleavage of a Gly-Ser bond between the larger (beta) and smaller (alpha chains). It is an integral membrane protein.), with amino-acid sequence MKKRWMRLLTELSSRKWVSRTAGRAASSGWSRRWIPSFAKAYNIQVDEAEKPMSEYRTLNEFFTRRLKPGMRPLAAGDDILLSPVDALITGMGPIQQGTILNVKGQDYTLDELLHRSPYQQKYMHGYYFVLYLSPTDYHRIHSPVTGKLVESEHVPGRVYPVNDFGLRHMPRVLSRNERLITYLRHAHGEVAVVKVGALNVSSIHYTDGAPLPAYERGQELAYFAFGSTVVLLMENGTFEPRSDLALESVVKMGEGLGRLQAVPTRPRTGEA; translated from the coding sequence ATGAAGAAACGATGGATGCGCCTGCTGACCGAATTGTCCTCGCGCAAATGGGTATCGCGTACAGCCGGCCGTGCGGCAAGCTCGGGATGGAGCCGGCGATGGATTCCTTCCTTTGCCAAGGCCTATAACATACAAGTAGACGAGGCGGAGAAGCCGATGTCTGAATACCGAACGCTGAACGAATTCTTCACCCGCCGCCTGAAGCCGGGGATGAGGCCGCTTGCCGCCGGCGACGATATTTTGCTTAGCCCGGTGGACGCATTGATTACCGGAATGGGTCCGATCCAGCAAGGCACGATTCTCAACGTCAAGGGGCAAGATTACACGTTGGATGAACTGCTGCACCGTTCGCCTTACCAGCAGAAATACATGCATGGCTACTATTTCGTGCTCTATCTAAGCCCTACTGACTATCATCGCATTCATTCGCCGGTCACCGGGAAGCTGGTAGAGAGCGAGCACGTGCCGGGCCGGGTATATCCGGTGAATGACTTCGGACTGCGCCACATGCCCCGCGTACTGAGCCGCAACGAGCGGTTGATTACGTATCTTCGCCATGCGCATGGTGAAGTGGCGGTCGTGAAGGTCGGAGCGCTGAACGTAAGCAGCATCCACTATACAGACGGAGCGCCGCTTCCCGCATACGAGCGGGGGCAGGAACTCGCCTATTTCGCATTTGGATCGACCGTTGTTCTATTGATGGAGAACGGCACATTTGAGCCGCGGAGCGATTTGGCTCTCGAATCCGTCGTGAAGATGGGAGAAGGCTTGGGCCGGCTTCAAGCCGTACCGACCCGTCCGCGAACAGGGGAAGCTTGA
- a CDS encoding pyruvate, water dikinase regulatory protein yields MGESSQQSPYIVTVCSDSLGDTAESVVRAAARQFHGQEIMIQRKSHVKQEDEIRALMEQVSREGGFVAYTLVQPELREMMKEEAIRLGVRAVDIMGPMMQAFIDTFNDSPIRQPGLLHTMDDDYFRRMEAIEFTVKCDDGKDTTAIAEADIVLIGPSRTSKTPLSVFLSHKGYKVANIPLSPEVKPPQEIYRMPGERIFMLTMPAERLLRIREERLKNLGLPHSSMYCSAERIQEELDYAAMLADKWNCHVFDVSDKAIEETANAIIRLLPSS; encoded by the coding sequence ATGGGAGAATCGAGCCAACAATCTCCATACATTGTGACGGTATGCTCCGATTCGCTGGGAGATACCGCTGAATCCGTCGTACGGGCGGCAGCACGACAATTCCATGGACAGGAAATTATGATTCAACGGAAGAGCCATGTGAAGCAAGAGGATGAAATCAGAGCGTTGATGGAGCAGGTGAGCCGCGAAGGCGGCTTCGTCGCCTATACGCTGGTGCAGCCCGAGCTTCGGGAAATGATGAAGGAAGAAGCGATTCGGCTCGGCGTGCGGGCGGTCGATATTATGGGGCCGATGATGCAAGCATTCATCGATACGTTCAACGACTCTCCGATACGTCAGCCTGGATTGCTTCATACGATGGATGACGATTATTTTCGCCGCATGGAGGCCATCGAATTCACGGTCAAATGCGATGACGGGAAGGATACGACGGCGATTGCCGAAGCGGATATCGTGCTGATCGGCCCTTCCCGCACCTCGAAGACGCCGTTGAGCGTCTTCTTGAGCCACAAGGGCTACAAAGTCGCCAATATTCCGTTATCGCCGGAAGTGAAGCCGCCGCAGGAAATATACCGAATGCCCGGCGAGCGCATCTTCATGCTGACGATGCCGGCTGAGCGGCTGCTTCGCATCCGGGAAGAGAGGCTGAAGAATCTGGGCCTTCCGCACAGCTCTATGTATTGCTCCGCCGAGCGGATACAGGAGGAGCTGGATTATGCGGCCATGCTGGCCGACAAATGGAATTGCCATGTATTCGATGTATCCGACAAAGCGATTGAAGAGACGGCGAACGCCATTATCCGGCTGCTTCCGTCTTCGTAA
- a CDS encoding aminotransferase class I/II-fold pyridoxal phosphate-dependent enzyme: MNPLAQQLNDTIQRDNPNIHAMLSRLGRQIYFPKEGILSQSAEAGSKAKQFNATIGIATEGGIPMHLDVIQETLSAYNPKDIYPYAPPAGKPELRKLWKEKMLKENPSLADKHTSMPIATNALTHGLSIVADLFAEEGDVVIMPDKNWENYELTFSIRRGAEMVYYPLYDDNWMFNSAGLREALFAHRDKGKAIVVLNFPNNPTGYTPGREEGQAIVKAILEAAEAGMRLVVVTDDAYFGLFFEDSMHESLFSSLASLHPNVLPVKVDGATKEEYVWGFRVGFITYAAESEALLAALEQKTMGIIRATISSGPHPSQTFILRALQSPEFEAQKQEKYRIMKARANKVKALLDSGKYGDVWSYYPFNSGYFMCLKLNTVPAEQLRTHLLDAYGVGTIALGDTDLRVAFSCIEEADLEKLFDTIYQGVLDISQ, translated from the coding sequence ATGAACCCACTGGCTCAGCAATTGAATGACACGATTCAAAGAGACAACCCGAACATTCACGCCATGCTTTCGCGCCTCGGCCGCCAGATCTATTTCCCGAAGGAAGGCATATTAAGCCAATCCGCAGAAGCGGGGAGCAAGGCGAAGCAATTCAATGCGACGATTGGCATCGCGACGGAAGGCGGCATCCCGATGCACCTGGACGTTATCCAGGAGACGCTGTCGGCCTACAACCCGAAGGATATCTACCCGTATGCGCCGCCGGCAGGCAAGCCGGAGCTGCGCAAGCTGTGGAAAGAGAAGATGCTCAAGGAGAATCCGTCGCTTGCTGACAAGCATACCAGCATGCCGATCGCGACCAATGCGTTGACGCACGGGTTAAGCATTGTCGCCGATTTGTTCGCCGAGGAAGGCGACGTCGTCATTATGCCGGATAAAAATTGGGAGAACTACGAGTTGACCTTCAGCATCCGCCGCGGGGCCGAGATGGTCTACTATCCGTTGTACGACGATAACTGGATGTTCAATAGCGCCGGACTTCGCGAAGCGCTGTTCGCCCATCGCGACAAAGGCAAAGCCATCGTCGTGCTGAACTTCCCGAACAATCCGACCGGATATACGCCGGGCCGGGAAGAGGGCCAGGCGATCGTCAAGGCCATTCTTGAGGCGGCGGAAGCCGGCATGCGCCTCGTTGTCGTCACGGATGACGCGTATTTCGGCTTGTTCTTCGAGGATTCGATGCATGAGTCCCTCTTCTCATCTCTCGCTTCCCTGCATCCGAATGTGCTGCCGGTCAAAGTCGATGGAGCGACCAAGGAAGAGTATGTATGGGGCTTCCGTGTCGGGTTCATCACCTATGCGGCAGAATCGGAAGCGCTGCTCGCGGCGTTGGAGCAGAAGACGATGGGCATCATTCGCGCGACGATTTCCAGCGGTCCCCATCCTTCCCAGACCTTCATCCTGCGAGCCCTGCAATCACCGGAATTCGAAGCGCAGAAGCAGGAGAAGTACCGCATCATGAAGGCGCGGGCCAACAAGGTCAAAGCGCTGCTCGACAGCGGGAAATACGGGGATGTATGGAGCTACTATCCGTTCAATTCCGGATACTTCATGTGCCTCAAGCTGAACACCGTGCCTGCGGAGCAGCTTCGCACCCATTTGCTTGACGCGTATGGCGTCGGGACGATCGCGCTTGGCGACACCGACCTGCGGGTTGCCTTCTCTTGCATCGAGGAAGCGGATCTCGAGAAGCTGTTCGACACCATTTATCAAGGCGTGCTTGATATTAGCCAATAA
- a CDS encoding GapA-binding peptide SR1P produces the protein MEQTQCKPLLGAILCKQCNRFIAEQDTERVTVYYMDCKSHGCHEDAAPEREVQHIEV, from the coding sequence ATGGAACAAACCCAATGCAAGCCGTTATTGGGCGCCATTCTATGCAAACAATGCAACCGGTTTATCGCAGAACAAGATACGGAGCGGGTAACAGTCTACTACATGGACTGCAAATCACATGGCTGTCACGAGGATGCGGCACCGGAAAGAGAGGTACAGCACATTGAAGTCTAG
- a CDS encoding Gfo/Idh/MocA family protein has protein sequence MRVPRIGIVGLGSIAQKAYLPVLSRAEEWTLVGAYTPNEVKRLAVCAQHRITPYTSIGRLAEDCDAMFVHSSTASHYEIVAELLRRGIDVYVDKPLAATLEQAETLAELSEKLGRTLMVGFNRRFAPRYEALASEAAQASWIRIEKHRAGKVKPVPYLDTLLDDYIHVIDLVRHFSRASGDGLRWTGRVHINSQGHLLDVHHLFAPAAGKGPSIFAAMHRHAGIDMELAERIGPVSTHRVRNLTELTVEENGASRIESAGSWTSVAKIRGFEDAVLHFIGCITHGGRPLTDGREACETQALVHALAAEAVIADEE, from the coding sequence ATGAGAGTGCCCCGGATTGGCATCGTCGGCTTGGGAAGCATTGCGCAAAAGGCCTATTTGCCGGTGCTCAGCCGCGCCGAGGAATGGACGCTCGTCGGCGCGTACACGCCCAACGAAGTGAAGCGTCTCGCCGTATGCGCCCAGCATCGAATAACGCCGTATACGAGCATCGGGCGCCTCGCCGAAGATTGCGACGCCATGTTCGTTCACAGCTCGACGGCTTCCCATTACGAGATTGTCGCCGAGCTGCTCCGGCGCGGCATCGATGTCTATGTCGACAAGCCGCTTGCCGCCACGCTGGAGCAGGCGGAGACACTCGCTGAGCTGAGCGAAAAGCTGGGACGCACGTTGATGGTCGGCTTCAACCGCAGATTCGCCCCGCGCTATGAAGCGCTGGCATCGGAAGCTGCGCAAGCCTCCTGGATCCGCATCGAGAAGCACCGCGCCGGCAAGGTGAAGCCTGTGCCTTACCTGGACACGCTGCTGGACGATTATATCCACGTCATCGATCTGGTGCGCCATTTCAGCCGCGCATCCGGCGATGGGCTGCGTTGGACAGGACGGGTTCATATTAATTCCCAAGGGCATTTGCTCGATGTCCATCATCTGTTCGCGCCTGCCGCCGGCAAAGGCCCGTCCATATTTGCAGCCATGCACCGCCACGCTGGCATCGATATGGAGCTGGCCGAACGGATCGGCCCCGTATCGACCCACCGGGTGCGCAATCTGACGGAACTGACGGTGGAGGAGAACGGAGCAAGCCGCATCGAATCCGCGGGTTCATGGACTTCCGTGGCGAAGATTAGAGGCTTCGAGGATGCGGTACTCCACTTTATCGGCTGCATCACCCACGGCGGCCGGCCGCTTACCGATGGCCGGGAAGCCTGCGAGACCCAGGCGCTTGTCCACGCCCTGGCTGCGGAAGCGGTCATCGCAGACGAGGAGTGA